From Pan paniscus chromosome 6, NHGRI_mPanPan1-v2.0_pri, whole genome shotgun sequence, one genomic window encodes:
- the NSUN5 gene encoding 28S rRNA (cytosine-C(5))-methyltransferase isoform X5: MGLYAAAAGVLAGVESRQGSIKGLVYSSNFQNVKQLYALVCETQRYSAVLDAVIASAGLLRAEKKLRPHLAKVLVYELLLGKGFRGGGGRWKALLGRHQARLKAELARLKVHRGVSRNEDLLEVGSRPGPASQLPRFVRVNTLKTCSDDVVDYFKRQGFSYQGRASSLDDLRALKGKHFLLDSLMPELLVFPAQTDLHEHPLYRAGHLILQDRASCLPAMLLDPPPGSHVIDACAAPGNKTSHLAALLKNQGSLPLTWMPSGWHPWPRCWPGLASLAVSWLRRTSWRSPPRIRATVRSTTSCWILPAVARVCRADSWRSPGQGHLARRVCMPWQGSSSEPCATRSLSLPCSGSSTPRAPSARRRMKTWCEMRCSRTRAPSG, from the exons ATGGGGCTGTACGCTGCAGCTGCAGGCGTGCTGGCCGGCGTGGAGAGCCGCCAGGGCTCTATCAAGGGGTTGGTGTACTCCAGCAACTTCCAG AACGTGAAGCAGCTGTACGCGCTGGTGTGCGAAACGCAGCGCTACTCCGCCGTGCTGGATGCTGTGATCGCCAGCGCCGGCCTCCTCCGTGCGGAGAAGAAGCTGCGGCCGCACCTGGCCAAG GTGCTAGTGTATGAGTTGTTGTTGGGAAAGGGCTTTCGAGGGGGTGGGGGCCGATGGAAGGCTCTGTTGGGCCGGCACCAGGCGAGGCTCAAGGCTGAGTTGGCTCGGCTCAAGGTTCATCGGGGTGTGAGCCGGAATGAGGACCTGTTGGAAGTGGGATCCAGGCCTGGTCCAG CCTCCCAGCTGCCTCGATTTGTGCGTGTGAACACTCTCAAGACCTGCTCCGATGATGTAGTTGATTATTtcaagagacaaggtttctcctaTCAGGGTCGGGCTTCCAG CCTCGATGACTTACGAGCCCTCAAGGGGAAGCATTTTCTCCTGGACTCCTTGATGCCGGAGCTGCTGGTGTTTCCCGCCCAGACAGATCTGCATGAACACCCACTGTACCGGGCCGGACACCTCATTCTGCAGGACAGG GCCAGCTGTCTCCCAGCCATGCTGCTGGACCCCCCGCCAGGCTCCCATGTCATCGATGCCTGTGCCGCCCCAGGCAATAAGACCAGTCACTTGGCTGCTCTTCTTAAGAACCAAGG ATCTTTGCCTTTGACCTGGATGCCAAGCGGCTGGCATCCATGGCCACGCTGCTGGCCCGGGCTGGCGTCTCTTGCTGTGAGCTGGCTGAGGAGGACTTCCTGGCGGTCTCCCCCTCGGATCCGCGCTACCGTGAGGTCCACTACATCCTGCTGGATCCTTCCTGCAGTGGCTCGG GTATGCCGAGCAGACAGCTGGAGGAGCCCGGGGCAGGGACACCTAGCCCGGCGCGTCTGCATGCCCTGGCAGGGTTCCAGCAGCGAGCCCTGTGCCACGCGCTCACTTTCCCTTCCCTGCAGCGGCTCGTCTACTCCACGTGCTCCCTCTGCCAGGAGGAGAATGAAGACGTGGTGCGAGATGCGCTGCAGCAGAACCCGGGCGCCTTCAG GCTAg
- the NSUN5 gene encoding 28S rRNA (cytosine-C(5))-methyltransferase isoform X4: MGLYAAAAGVLAGVESRQGSIKGLVYSSNFQNVKQLYALVCETQRYSAVLDAVIASAGLLRAEKKLRPHLAKVLVYELLLGKGFRGGGGRWKALLGRHQARLKAELARLKVHRGVSRNEDLLEVGSRPGPASQLPRFVRVNTLKTCSDDVVDYFKRQGFSYQGRASSLDDLRALKGKHFLLDSLMPELLVFPAQTDLHEHPLYRAGHLILQDRASCLPAMLLDPPPGSHVIDACAAPGNKTSHLAALLKNQGSLPLTWMPSGWHPWPRCWPGLASLAVSWLRRTSWRSPPRIRATVRSTTSCWILPAVARRLVYSTCSLCQEENEDVVRDALQQNPGAFRLAPALPAWPHRGLSTFPGAEHCLRASPETTLSGGFFVAVIERVKVPSSASQAKASAPERTPSPAPKRKKRQQRAAAGACTPPCT, encoded by the exons ATGGGGCTGTACGCTGCAGCTGCAGGCGTGCTGGCCGGCGTGGAGAGCCGCCAGGGCTCTATCAAGGGGTTGGTGTACTCCAGCAACTTCCAG AACGTGAAGCAGCTGTACGCGCTGGTGTGCGAAACGCAGCGCTACTCCGCCGTGCTGGATGCTGTGATCGCCAGCGCCGGCCTCCTCCGTGCGGAGAAGAAGCTGCGGCCGCACCTGGCCAAG GTGCTAGTGTATGAGTTGTTGTTGGGAAAGGGCTTTCGAGGGGGTGGGGGCCGATGGAAGGCTCTGTTGGGCCGGCACCAGGCGAGGCTCAAGGCTGAGTTGGCTCGGCTCAAGGTTCATCGGGGTGTGAGCCGGAATGAGGACCTGTTGGAAGTGGGATCCAGGCCTGGTCCAG CCTCCCAGCTGCCTCGATTTGTGCGTGTGAACACTCTCAAGACCTGCTCCGATGATGTAGTTGATTATTtcaagagacaaggtttctcctaTCAGGGTCGGGCTTCCAG CCTCGATGACTTACGAGCCCTCAAGGGGAAGCATTTTCTCCTGGACTCCTTGATGCCGGAGCTGCTGGTGTTTCCCGCCCAGACAGATCTGCATGAACACCCACTGTACCGGGCCGGACACCTCATTCTGCAGGACAGG GCCAGCTGTCTCCCAGCCATGCTGCTGGACCCCCCGCCAGGCTCCCATGTCATCGATGCCTGTGCCGCCCCAGGCAATAAGACCAGTCACTTGGCTGCTCTTCTTAAGAACCAAGG ATCTTTGCCTTTGACCTGGATGCCAAGCGGCTGGCATCCATGGCCACGCTGCTGGCCCGGGCTGGCGTCTCTTGCTGTGAGCTGGCTGAGGAGGACTTCCTGGCGGTCTCCCCCTCGGATCCGCGCTACCGTGAGGTCCACTACATCCTGCTGGATCCTTCCTGCAGTGGCTCGG CGGCTCGTCTACTCCACGTGCTCCCTCTGCCAGGAGGAGAATGAAGACGTGGTGCGAGATGCGCTGCAGCAGAACCCGGGCGCCTTCAG GCTAgctcctgccctgcctgcctggcCCCACCGAGGCCTGAGCACGTTCCCGGGTGCCGAGCACTGCCTCCGGGCCTCCCCTGAGACCACGCTCAGCGGTGGCTTCTTCGTTGCTGTAATTGAACGGGTCAAGGTGCCGAG CTCAGCCTCACAGGCCAAAGCATCAGCACCAGAACGcacacccagcccagccccaaagagaaagaagagacagcAAAGAGCCGCAGCCGGTGCTTGCACACCGCCTTGCACATAG
- the NSUN5 gene encoding 28S rRNA (cytosine-C(5))-methyltransferase isoform X3 has translation MGLYAAAAGVLAGVESRQGSIKGLVYSSNFQNVKQLYALVCETQRYSAVLDAVIASAGLLRAEKKLRPHLAKVLVYELLLGKGFRGGGGRWKALLGRHQARLKAELARLKVHRGVSRNEDLLEVGSRPGPASQLPRFVRVNTLKTCSDDVVDYFKRQGFSYQGRASSLDDLRALKGKHFLLDSLMPELLVFPAQTDLHEHPLYRAGHLILQDRIFAFDLDAKRLASMATLLARAGVSCCELAEEDFLAVSPSDPRYREVHYILLDPSCSGSGMPSRQLEEPGAGTPSPARLHALAGFQQRALCHALTFPSLQRLVYSTCSLCQEENEDVVRDALQQNPGAFRLAPALPAWPHRGLSTFPGAEHCLRASPETTLSGGFFVAVIERVKVPSSASQAKASAPERTPSPAPKRKKRQQRAAAGACTPPCT, from the exons ATGGGGCTGTACGCTGCAGCTGCAGGCGTGCTGGCCGGCGTGGAGAGCCGCCAGGGCTCTATCAAGGGGTTGGTGTACTCCAGCAACTTCCAG AACGTGAAGCAGCTGTACGCGCTGGTGTGCGAAACGCAGCGCTACTCCGCCGTGCTGGATGCTGTGATCGCCAGCGCCGGCCTCCTCCGTGCGGAGAAGAAGCTGCGGCCGCACCTGGCCAAG GTGCTAGTGTATGAGTTGTTGTTGGGAAAGGGCTTTCGAGGGGGTGGGGGCCGATGGAAGGCTCTGTTGGGCCGGCACCAGGCGAGGCTCAAGGCTGAGTTGGCTCGGCTCAAGGTTCATCGGGGTGTGAGCCGGAATGAGGACCTGTTGGAAGTGGGATCCAGGCCTGGTCCAG CCTCCCAGCTGCCTCGATTTGTGCGTGTGAACACTCTCAAGACCTGCTCCGATGATGTAGTTGATTATTtcaagagacaaggtttctcctaTCAGGGTCGGGCTTCCAG CCTCGATGACTTACGAGCCCTCAAGGGGAAGCATTTTCTCCTGGACTCCTTGATGCCGGAGCTGCTGGTGTTTCCCGCCCAGACAGATCTGCATGAACACCCACTGTACCGGGCCGGACACCTCATTCTGCAGGACAGG ATCTTTGCCTTTGACCTGGATGCCAAGCGGCTGGCATCCATGGCCACGCTGCTGGCCCGGGCTGGCGTCTCTTGCTGTGAGCTGGCTGAGGAGGACTTCCTGGCGGTCTCCCCCTCGGATCCGCGCTACCGTGAGGTCCACTACATCCTGCTGGATCCTTCCTGCAGTGGCTCGG GTATGCCGAGCAGACAGCTGGAGGAGCCCGGGGCAGGGACACCTAGCCCGGCGCGTCTGCATGCCCTGGCAGGGTTCCAGCAGCGAGCCCTGTGCCACGCGCTCACTTTCCCTTCCCTGCAGCGGCTCGTCTACTCCACGTGCTCCCTCTGCCAGGAGGAGAATGAAGACGTGGTGCGAGATGCGCTGCAGCAGAACCCGGGCGCCTTCAG GCTAgctcctgccctgcctgcctggcCCCACCGAGGCCTGAGCACGTTCCCGGGTGCCGAGCACTGCCTCCGGGCCTCCCCTGAGACCACGCTCAGCGGTGGCTTCTTCGTTGCTGTAATTGAACGGGTCAAGGTGCCGAG CTCAGCCTCACAGGCCAAAGCATCAGCACCAGAACGcacacccagcccagccccaaagagaaagaagagacagcAAAGAGCCGCAGCCGGTGCTTGCACACCGCCTTGCACATAG
- the NSUN5 gene encoding 28S rRNA (cytosine-C(5))-methyltransferase isoform X1 encodes MGLYAAAAGVLAGVESRQGSIKGLVYSSNFQNVKQLYALVCETQRYSAVLDAVIASAGLLRAEKKLRPHLAKVLVYELLLGKGFRGGGGRWKALLGRHQARLKAELARLKVHRGVSRNEDLLEVGSRPGPASQLPRFVRVNTLKTCSDDVVDYFKRQGFSYQGRASSLDDLRALKGKHFLLDSLMPELLVFPAQTDLHEHPLYRAGHLILQDRASCLPAMLLDPPPGSHVIDACAAPGNKTSHLAALLKNQGKIFAFDLDAKRLASMATLLARAGVSCCELAEEDFLAVSPSDPRYREVHYILLDPSCSGSGMPSRQLEEPGAGTPSPARLHALAGFQQRALCHALTFPSLQRLVYSTCSLCQEENEDVVRDALQQNPGAFRLAPALPAWPHRGLSTFPGAEHCLRASPETTLSGGFFVAVIERVKVPSSASQAKASAPERTPSPAPKRKKRQQRAAAGACTPPCT; translated from the exons ATGGGGCTGTACGCTGCAGCTGCAGGCGTGCTGGCCGGCGTGGAGAGCCGCCAGGGCTCTATCAAGGGGTTGGTGTACTCCAGCAACTTCCAG AACGTGAAGCAGCTGTACGCGCTGGTGTGCGAAACGCAGCGCTACTCCGCCGTGCTGGATGCTGTGATCGCCAGCGCCGGCCTCCTCCGTGCGGAGAAGAAGCTGCGGCCGCACCTGGCCAAG GTGCTAGTGTATGAGTTGTTGTTGGGAAAGGGCTTTCGAGGGGGTGGGGGCCGATGGAAGGCTCTGTTGGGCCGGCACCAGGCGAGGCTCAAGGCTGAGTTGGCTCGGCTCAAGGTTCATCGGGGTGTGAGCCGGAATGAGGACCTGTTGGAAGTGGGATCCAGGCCTGGTCCAG CCTCCCAGCTGCCTCGATTTGTGCGTGTGAACACTCTCAAGACCTGCTCCGATGATGTAGTTGATTATTtcaagagacaaggtttctcctaTCAGGGTCGGGCTTCCAG CCTCGATGACTTACGAGCCCTCAAGGGGAAGCATTTTCTCCTGGACTCCTTGATGCCGGAGCTGCTGGTGTTTCCCGCCCAGACAGATCTGCATGAACACCCACTGTACCGGGCCGGACACCTCATTCTGCAGGACAGG GCCAGCTGTCTCCCAGCCATGCTGCTGGACCCCCCGCCAGGCTCCCATGTCATCGATGCCTGTGCCGCCCCAGGCAATAAGACCAGTCACTTGGCTGCTCTTCTTAAGAACCAAGG GAAGATCTTTGCCTTTGACCTGGATGCCAAGCGGCTGGCATCCATGGCCACGCTGCTGGCCCGGGCTGGCGTCTCTTGCTGTGAGCTGGCTGAGGAGGACTTCCTGGCGGTCTCCCCCTCGGATCCGCGCTACCGTGAGGTCCACTACATCCTGCTGGATCCTTCCTGCAGTGGCTCGG GTATGCCGAGCAGACAGCTGGAGGAGCCCGGGGCAGGGACACCTAGCCCGGCGCGTCTGCATGCCCTGGCAGGGTTCCAGCAGCGAGCCCTGTGCCACGCGCTCACTTTCCCTTCCCTGCAGCGGCTCGTCTACTCCACGTGCTCCCTCTGCCAGGAGGAGAATGAAGACGTGGTGCGAGATGCGCTGCAGCAGAACCCGGGCGCCTTCAG GCTAgctcctgccctgcctgcctggcCCCACCGAGGCCTGAGCACGTTCCCGGGTGCCGAGCACTGCCTCCGGGCCTCCCCTGAGACCACGCTCAGCGGTGGCTTCTTCGTTGCTGTAATTGAACGGGTCAAGGTGCCGAG CTCAGCCTCACAGGCCAAAGCATCAGCACCAGAACGcacacccagcccagccccaaagagaaagaagagacagcAAAGAGCCGCAGCCGGTGCTTGCACACCGCCTTGCACATAG
- the NSUN5 gene encoding 28S rRNA (cytosine-C(5))-methyltransferase isoform X2, which yields MGLYAAAAGVLAGVESRQGSIKGLVYSSNFQNVKQLYALVCETQRYSAVLDAVIASAGLLRAEKKLRPHLAKVLVYELLLGKGFRGGGGRWKALLGRHQARLKAELARLKVHRGVSRNEDLLEVGSRPGPASQLPRFVRVNTLKTCSDDVVDYFKRQGFSYQGRASSLDDLRALKGKHFLLDSLMPELLVFPAQTDLHEHPLYRAGHLILQDRASCLPAMLLDPPPGSHVIDACAAPGNKTSHLAALLKNQGKIFAFDLDAKRLASMATLLARAGVSCCELAEEDFLAVSPSDPRYREVHYILLDPSCSGSGMPSRQLEEPGAGTPSPARLHALAGFQQRALCHALTFPSLQRLVYSTCSLCQEENEDVVRDALQQNPGAFRLAPALPAWPHRGLSTFPGAEHCLRASPETTLSGGFFVAVIERVKVPRFSLLHEANRSHGSTLIFHTGGTITASFCLILQWFS from the exons ATGGGGCTGTACGCTGCAGCTGCAGGCGTGCTGGCCGGCGTGGAGAGCCGCCAGGGCTCTATCAAGGGGTTGGTGTACTCCAGCAACTTCCAG AACGTGAAGCAGCTGTACGCGCTGGTGTGCGAAACGCAGCGCTACTCCGCCGTGCTGGATGCTGTGATCGCCAGCGCCGGCCTCCTCCGTGCGGAGAAGAAGCTGCGGCCGCACCTGGCCAAG GTGCTAGTGTATGAGTTGTTGTTGGGAAAGGGCTTTCGAGGGGGTGGGGGCCGATGGAAGGCTCTGTTGGGCCGGCACCAGGCGAGGCTCAAGGCTGAGTTGGCTCGGCTCAAGGTTCATCGGGGTGTGAGCCGGAATGAGGACCTGTTGGAAGTGGGATCCAGGCCTGGTCCAG CCTCCCAGCTGCCTCGATTTGTGCGTGTGAACACTCTCAAGACCTGCTCCGATGATGTAGTTGATTATTtcaagagacaaggtttctcctaTCAGGGTCGGGCTTCCAG CCTCGATGACTTACGAGCCCTCAAGGGGAAGCATTTTCTCCTGGACTCCTTGATGCCGGAGCTGCTGGTGTTTCCCGCCCAGACAGATCTGCATGAACACCCACTGTACCGGGCCGGACACCTCATTCTGCAGGACAGG GCCAGCTGTCTCCCAGCCATGCTGCTGGACCCCCCGCCAGGCTCCCATGTCATCGATGCCTGTGCCGCCCCAGGCAATAAGACCAGTCACTTGGCTGCTCTTCTTAAGAACCAAGG GAAGATCTTTGCCTTTGACCTGGATGCCAAGCGGCTGGCATCCATGGCCACGCTGCTGGCCCGGGCTGGCGTCTCTTGCTGTGAGCTGGCTGAGGAGGACTTCCTGGCGGTCTCCCCCTCGGATCCGCGCTACCGTGAGGTCCACTACATCCTGCTGGATCCTTCCTGCAGTGGCTCGG GTATGCCGAGCAGACAGCTGGAGGAGCCCGGGGCAGGGACACCTAGCCCGGCGCGTCTGCATGCCCTGGCAGGGTTCCAGCAGCGAGCCCTGTGCCACGCGCTCACTTTCCCTTCCCTGCAGCGGCTCGTCTACTCCACGTGCTCCCTCTGCCAGGAGGAGAATGAAGACGTGGTGCGAGATGCGCTGCAGCAGAACCCGGGCGCCTTCAG GCTAgctcctgccctgcctgcctggcCCCACCGAGGCCTGAGCACGTTCCCGGGTGCCGAGCACTGCCTCCGGGCCTCCCCTGAGACCACGCTCAGCGGTGGCTTCTTCGTTGCTGTAATTGAACGGGTCAAGGTGCCGAG ATTTTCTCTACTTCACGAAGCAAACAGAAGCCATGGATCTACACTCATCTTCCACACGGGAGGAACCATCACTGCATCCTTCTGCCTGATTCTGCAATGGTTTTCCTGA